CGCTGACTGTTACGTGCGGATGTGACGATCGAGGCAGGAATAAATCCTGCGTGTGGATAGACGGCGTGCCCTTTTCTTGCTATACATTGACACAGTGATGGTTATGGCGGGTTATCATGGGCTAAGTAAGCGCCATTCAGGCCTGACCCTGAAGTTCTTCTCCTGTTCCGACAAACCCTCCTGGCCATAGCGTTTTCTTCCGTAACTGCCATACCATACAGAGTCGGGACTCAGGTAATAATACAGCTCCTTTCCCGTGATGGGCCATCGTGTCGCACGGCGCGGATGCGCCGCGACAACGAGGCCCCGTGTGACGAGTATGCAAACGGCATCGCATGACCACCGCCGGCTGACGCAAGCGTAACAATCGGGAGGCGGGAATGCAAGCGCATTGCCGCCAAAAAGGTAAGGGGTCACTTATAGAGGGGGGCCACGGATGAACGCGGATTATAACGGATATTCACAGATGAAAAGAAAGCTTCATCTGCGGCCATCCGTGTGGTTATCCGTGAAAATCCGTGGCGAACATCATTTACCGTTACCCCTGCAAAACTGACCCATTACCCGAAAAGAGGGGACCCGTCCGGGCCGCCGATGCGCCCCACTCCGGGGGGGGCGGGCGCCTCACGCGGTGCCACCCGGCGCCTCAAGCTCCCGGTCGAGCGCCTCCCACTCCTCGAGCATGTGCTGGTGCTCCCGCGCGAGGGCGTGGCGCTCCTCGGCGAGCGGGGCGAGCGTCGGGTAGGAGGCGGCGACCCCCGGCTCTGCCATCCGCGCGTCCAGCGCGGCCAGGCGCGCCTCGTGCAGCCCTATCCTGTCCTCGAGGGTGCCGATCTTCTTCTTGACCGCGCGGATTCGGCGCTCGCGCGTCTTTGCGTCATCCCTCGCGACGATGCGCTGTTCCCCGGGCGCATCCCCAGTGCGCGGCTCCTTCTCGGCGCGCGGTTCCCGCTCCTGACGCGGCGCTCCCGAGACCAGGTTCTGCGCGTATGCCAGGTACTCGCTGTAGCTCCCGGGGTACACGCAGAGCGCCCCGCGGTCTATCTCGATGATCTTGTTGGTCACCTGGTCCATGAACGCGCGGTCGTGCGACACGATCACCACGGTGCCGGTGTAGGCGGCGAGGGCCCTCTCGACGGTTGCGCGGGAGGTGATGTCGAGGTGGTTCGTGGGCTCGTCGAGCAGAAGGAGGTTGGCGGGGCTGAAGAGGATCCGGGCGACGCGGAACCGCGTCCTCTCCCCCCCCGAAAGCGCGCGCAGCGGCTTCATGACATCGTCGCCGCTGAAGAGGAAGGCGCCGAGAAGGTCGCGGGCGCGCCTCGCCTCGCCCGTCGGCGCGACCTCGCCGATCGCGTCGAGGAGTGTCGTGCCCGACGAGAGGGTATCGGTGTCGTACTGCGCGAAATAGACGCTCGCGACCTTCCTCCCGACAATGCACTCCCCCTCGCGGGGCGTTTCCCTGCCTGCGAGAATGCGCAGCAGGGTGGACTTCCCGGCCCCGTTCACACCGACCAGGCCGATCTTCTCCCCGCGCTGGATCTCGAGGTCGATGCCCGAAAAGACGCGCTTCTCCCCATAGGAATGGCCGAGATTCCGGAGGGTGAGCACGTCATAGTAGCTTTCCGGCACCGGCGGGAAGTTGAAATGGATCGCGGTCGGGTGGAACGGCGGCTCCAGCCTCGTGATCTTCTCGAGCTGCCTGATCCGGCTCTGCACGAGCGCCGCGCGGGCCGCGTTCGCGCGGAACCTGCTGATGAACGCCTTCATCGCCTCGATCTCTTTCCGCTGGCGCGTGTACGCCTCCCACTGCGCCTCGCGCCTCTGCCTGCTGCGGACGAGGTACCGCGCGTAGTTCCCCGTGTAGACCTCCGCCCTCCCGTTCTCGAGGCAGACGATCCGTTCGGCGAGCCGGTCCATGGTGGCGGTCTCGTGGGAGACCAGCACCACCGTCCTCCCGCACTTCCCGATCCAGTCCTCGATCCAGAGGGTCGACTCGAGGTCGAGGTGGTTCGTCGGCTCGTCGAGCAGGATGATGTCGGGTTTCCTGAGCAGGAGCTTCGCAAGGAGGATGCGCATCCGCCACCCGCCGGAAAAGTCGCGGCAGGAGCGAGCGAGGTCTTCGGAAGAGAAGCCGAGTCCCGCGGCGACGCTCGCCACCTTCGACTCAAGCGCGTAGCCGTCCTCGTGCTCGACCAGGTGGGCGCACTCCGCGTAGCGGTGCATGACGCGGGCGTGCGCGCTGGAGTCCGGGTCGGTCTTCCCCATCTCGTCGGCGAGCCGCGCCATCTCCTTCAGGGCCGCCTGCACCTCGACGAACGCACCAAGCAGCTCCTCCTGGAGCGAGTGCTCGGCCTCCATCTCCGTTTCCTGGGGGAGGTAGCCCAGCGTCGTCCCTTTCGGCATCCGGATCTCGCCGGTGTCGGGGTGCTCGATGCCGGCGATCGCCTTGAGGAGGGTGGATTTGCCGCAGCCGTTCGGCCCCACCACCGCCAGGCACTCGCCGTCCTTGACGGTAAGGTCGACCCCCCGGAGAATGGGGCGCCCCCCGAGACTGAGATGGACTTTCTCGATGCTGATCATGCGCCGTGATTGCTTCCTCGTATGGAACCGGAGTGCCCTCTTCCATGACCCCGCCACCCGTCACTGTCCCCTCAGCAACCCCGATTTCCCGGTTCAAGTGAGATCAGTGTCGCGGCTAGTGCCTTCGGCTTCCCCGCACGGCCCCGCGTAGAATTCCCCTGAAACGCGGCTCCAGGAGTTCCACCTGCCAGCGCATCATGGGTCCGCAGGCCGCGAGCTCTTCAACGGTTTGAGGGCACCGCCGCGCCACCGCGATCAGCGTGGCGCGGTTGGCGATAACCGCAGGGTCGAGGCCGAGTCCCCCGGCACAATGCGCGCACTCTTCCCGCAGCTTTTCCATCAGGCCGAGCGGATACGGCTCGCTCACCCTGGGCGGCAACCTTTCAGGCCACTCCTCCTCGCGCATCCCGTGCGCCTTCTCGAGCGCCCCCTCGAGCGCCCCGAGCCGCCGCCCAACGCAGGGGCGGGGAAGCTTGACGCCCCCGAGCCGGAATTTCCTCCCGCCGCCCGACGCCGCGAGGGCCAGGGCGATGAGCTGCTCGTTTCCGAGCACCTTGAACGGAGGAAGATCCGCCGCGCGCGCCTGCGCATCCCTCCATCGCCAGAGCTCGCGGAGATAGCAGAGCTGCCGCCGGTCAAGCCGCCCGGTCTTCTTCAGCCGCCACGCCTCGACATGTCCGCCCTGGGAGGCCTGCGCAGTGGCATCGACCACGCGCGCGCAGGACTCTCGGTGCCACCCGTCGCGCCCGCATGCGCGGAGCTCCCCCTCCAGCCGTTCGGCGACACCGCAAAGGTAGTGTGTGTCACAGGCCAGGTAATCGAGCTGCGAGGAACTCAGGGGGCGGCGGGACCAGTCGGATTTCTGGCCGTGCTTCGAGAGCACGACGCCGAAGAAACGCTCCACAAGCGCGGCGAGGCCAAACTGCCGGTACCCCAGCAGCTGTGCGGCGAGCATCGTGTCGCACACCCCGCGTAGGGCCCGGAAGCCGAACGAAACGCGCATCATGCACAGGTCGTAGTCGGCGCCGTGTATGATCAACGCCTTCCCTTCGAGGGCTCTCAGGAGCTCGGCGAGATTGAGCCCCGCGAGCGCGTCCACGATGTAATTGACGCCGGAAAAGGAGAGCTGGAAGACGCAAACCT
This is a stretch of genomic DNA from Candidatus Auribacterota bacterium. It encodes these proteins:
- a CDS encoding HRDC domain-containing protein, which codes for MSPTTHGNRESGGASRISPPPIPSRYVKSADSLAELVARLGAADRVALDIEADSLYHYREKVCVFQLSFSGVNYIVDALAGLNLAELLRALEGKALIIHGADYDLCMMRVSFGFRALRGVCDTMLAAQLLGYRQFGLAALVERFFGVVLSKHGQKSDWSRRPLSSSQLDYLACDTHYLCGVAERLEGELRACGRDGWHRESCARVVDATAQASQGGHVEAWRLKKTGRLDRRQLCYLRELWRWRDAQARAADLPPFKVLGNEQLIALALAASGGGRKFRLGGVKLPRPCVGRRLGALEGALEKAHGMREEEWPERLPPRVSEPYPLGLMEKLREECAHCAGGLGLDPAVIANRATLIAVARRCPQTVEELAACGPMMRWQVELLEPRFRGILRGAVRGSRRH
- a CDS encoding ABC-F family ATP-binding cassette domain-containing protein; this encodes MISIEKVHLSLGGRPILRGVDLTVKDGECLAVVGPNGCGKSTLLKAIAGIEHPDTGEIRMPKGTTLGYLPQETEMEAEHSLQEELLGAFVEVQAALKEMARLADEMGKTDPDSSAHARVMHRYAECAHLVEHEDGYALESKVASVAAGLGFSSEDLARSCRDFSGGWRMRILLAKLLLRKPDIILLDEPTNHLDLESTLWIEDWIGKCGRTVVLVSHETATMDRLAERIVCLENGRAEVYTGNYARYLVRSRQRREAQWEAYTRQRKEIEAMKAFISRFRANAARAALVQSRIRQLEKITRLEPPFHPTAIHFNFPPVPESYYDVLTLRNLGHSYGEKRVFSGIDLEIQRGEKIGLVGVNGAGKSTLLRILAGRETPREGECIVGRKVASVYFAQYDTDTLSSGTTLLDAIGEVAPTGEARRARDLLGAFLFSGDDVMKPLRALSGGERTRFRVARILFSPANLLLLDEPTNHLDITSRATVERALAAYTGTVVIVSHDRAFMDQVTNKIIEIDRGALCVYPGSYSEYLAYAQNLVSGAPRQEREPRAEKEPRTGDAPGEQRIVARDDAKTRERRIRAVKKKIGTLEDRIGLHEARLAALDARMAEPGVAASYPTLAPLAEERHALAREHQHMLEEWEALDRELEAPGGTA